The following are encoded together in the Sinorhizobium terangae genome:
- the ccoO gene encoding cytochrome-c oxidase, cbb3-type subunit II, whose amino-acid sequence MPELVHRKLERTAIGFVLAIIVAASVGGIVEIAPLFTIDETVENVDDMRLYTPLELAGRNIYIREGCYACHSQMIRTLRDDVERYGPFSLAVESKYDHPMLWGSKRTGPDLARVGGKYSDFWHVAHLTNPRDVVPESNMPAYAWLARTPLRLNDLGAHLAALRSVGVPYTDEMIENAARDAFGQAVPDSEQATGVTERYGEETQVSAFDGVTTRVTEMDALVAYLQVLGRMTKAAYQNTAAPEQVPNPND is encoded by the coding sequence ATGCCTGAACTCGTTCATCGCAAGCTCGAACGTACGGCGATCGGTTTCGTGCTCGCGATCATTGTCGCGGCCAGCGTCGGCGGCATCGTGGAGATCGCTCCGCTCTTTACCATCGACGAGACGGTCGAGAACGTCGACGACATGCGTCTATATACGCCCCTCGAGCTTGCCGGACGCAACATCTACATACGCGAGGGCTGCTACGCCTGCCACAGCCAGATGATCCGCACGCTCAGGGACGACGTGGAACGCTATGGGCCTTTCTCGCTCGCGGTCGAATCGAAATATGATCATCCCATGCTGTGGGGTTCGAAGAGAACGGGGCCCGACCTCGCCAGAGTTGGCGGAAAATACTCAGACTTCTGGCATGTCGCCCACCTCACCAATCCGCGCGATGTCGTGCCGGAATCGAACATGCCGGCCTATGCTTGGCTGGCCCGGACGCCGTTGCGCCTGAACGACCTGGGCGCTCATCTCGCAGCACTGAGAAGCGTTGGCGTCCCCTATACCGATGAAATGATCGAGAACGCTGCTCGCGATGCCTTCGGACAGGCAGTGCCGGATAGCGAGCAAGCCACCGGCGTGACCGAACGCTATGGGGAGGAAACACAGGTCAGCGCATTCGACGGTGTGACAACGCGGGTCACGGAAATGGATGCACTCGTCGCCTACCTGCAGGTCCTCGGAAGGATGACAAAGGCAGCATACCAGAACACCGCGGCTCCGGAGCAAGTACCCAACCCGAACGACTGA
- the ccoP gene encoding cytochrome-c oxidase, cbb3-type subunit III, whose translation MDVEEVDPVSGRKTTGHEWNGIKELDTPVPRGVLLFLIATHIFALLWWVLLPTWPLGATYTRGLLGIDERNVVEEKLAAAAAARAVWEKKIDTLSYDQIRADERLMATVRSTGHQLFGDNCAVCHGVDGKGRSNYPDLTDDDWLWGGGPENIAQTLKVGINTRHPESRIAQMPSFGRDEMLDRNQVRDVAGYVYSLTNPAYSTPDNVGRIEAGREIFLTTCAACHGEDAKGKRDVGAPNLTDTYWVYGGTLPAIIESVHGGRQGHMPTWDERLTPAEIKMLALYVNSLGVEKP comes from the coding sequence ATGGACGTAGAGGAAGTCGACCCCGTCAGCGGCCGAAAGACAACGGGGCATGAATGGAACGGCATCAAGGAACTCGATACTCCAGTTCCGCGCGGGGTGCTGCTGTTCCTGATCGCGACCCATATCTTTGCCCTCCTCTGGTGGGTGCTGCTGCCGACCTGGCCGCTCGGGGCCACCTACACGAGGGGTCTGCTCGGGATCGATGAGCGAAACGTCGTGGAGGAGAAGCTGGCCGCGGCGGCAGCGGCCAGAGCCGTCTGGGAAAAGAAGATCGATACGCTCTCCTACGACCAGATAAGGGCGGACGAGCGTTTGATGGCAACGGTCCGTTCCACCGGTCATCAACTCTTCGGAGACAACTGTGCCGTTTGTCATGGCGTCGACGGCAAAGGTCGAAGCAACTATCCGGATCTGACCGATGACGACTGGCTTTGGGGCGGCGGCCCGGAGAATATCGCTCAAACCCTGAAGGTCGGCATCAACACTCGGCATCCCGAGAGCCGTATCGCGCAGATGCCCTCGTTCGGTCGTGACGAAATGCTTGATCGCAATCAGGTCCGTGATGTCGCCGGCTATGTCTACTCGCTGACCAACCCCGCGTATTCCACGCCGGACAACGTAGGCCGCATCGAGGCCGGCAGAGAGATATTCCTCACCACCTGCGCCGCTTGCCACGGCGAAGACGCGAAGGGCAAGCGGGATGTCGGCGCTCCGAACCTGACAGACACCTACTGGGTCTATGGCGGCACCCTGCCGGCCATCATCGAGTCCGTCCATGGCGGACGCCAAGGCCATATGCCGACCTGGGATGAGAGGCTGACACCTGCGGAGATCAAGATGCTCGCCCTCTATGTCAACTCTCTTGGCGTCGAGAAACCATGA
- a CDS encoding ethanolamine ammonia-lyase, producing MNKGWFSHQHDGISRRDLLVMAGTAAATLASYSRNARAALGGGSFSIDEVKQGEDVFAYISRIKGGFDQTAYQQVIGAANEFKEGDQAIGVGAENETTRRNARALLTNTKISDLYQRPLFEDELQKLIWQTTDQVQYEKVKDWTMGQLKEFLLTEPEENIKGVMNGLTSDTIGFVPKLMSNEELVSLSQKIFNVMPGTKMGAKGYMGARIQPNSPTDHPDDIAWQVFDAFSYATGDIVIGTNPVDSTVASVVAVERALKDIVDTFGLDDVIPWCVLAHIDVQGEVSETSPGTVSTMFQSLAGTDDCNKIFDITNEKILKYARAKNGERYGLYFETGQGSEFTNGVANGVDMMVLESRKYGFSRAVGLELAKVQPSGAWLHVNDVAGFIGPEVFKSREQLVRCCLEDMVMGKLHGLTIGLDICTTLHMTVSLEDLDWCQDQIMPANPAYLIALPTKNDPMLSYLTTSFQDHVRVRDKFGFKVNDAMWDFYKRIGIVDENNGYTENYGDPLWVYYQYRLAKGDGRSRDAVYAEGREKMREVEERGVDLATGHGQNIWDLNPTLAAKVKGLYDDAKQSLWAELTPEFIAAVPNVVPVRTLSNDRNDYITHPNTGETLSPEAIAEIERIRDSWGDDMPKGQIVISDGLNAKAIMDDGHLAPYLEEMRRLLAEAGVTMGDKNIMVTSGRVRAGYRIGEVLFEKADPDTIRGILHIIGERPGTTHHAYSVYITVARGKRWADKNIDHDITRLVSNVADTALPPREAARETLTIIREIVGKEVNGSRRYG from the coding sequence ATGAACAAGGGCTGGTTCTCTCATCAGCATGACGGGATTTCCAGAAGAGACCTCCTGGTAATGGCGGGAACTGCCGCCGCGACGCTCGCAAGCTATAGTCGGAATGCCAGAGCGGCACTTGGCGGAGGCTCCTTTAGCATTGACGAAGTCAAGCAGGGCGAGGACGTCTTTGCCTATATCAGCAGGATCAAGGGCGGGTTTGACCAGACGGCTTACCAGCAGGTGATAGGCGCCGCGAATGAGTTCAAGGAGGGAGATCAGGCAATTGGCGTGGGGGCCGAGAATGAGACGACACGACGGAACGCTCGCGCCCTTCTGACAAACACCAAAATCAGTGACCTCTACCAGCGCCCGCTGTTCGAGGACGAACTGCAAAAATTGATCTGGCAGACCACGGATCAGGTCCAGTACGAAAAGGTCAAGGACTGGACGATGGGGCAACTGAAGGAATTTCTTCTGACCGAACCGGAGGAAAACATCAAAGGCGTCATGAATGGCCTGACCAGCGACACGATCGGCTTTGTCCCGAAACTGATGAGCAACGAGGAACTGGTCTCCCTCAGCCAAAAGATTTTCAATGTCATGCCTGGAACCAAGATGGGGGCCAAGGGATACATGGGCGCCCGGATCCAGCCCAATTCTCCTACAGACCATCCGGACGACATCGCCTGGCAGGTCTTCGATGCCTTCTCCTATGCAACTGGCGACATCGTCATCGGCACCAATCCGGTGGATAGCACGGTGGCGAGCGTCGTCGCGGTTGAACGTGCGCTCAAGGACATCGTCGATACTTTCGGCCTTGATGACGTGATCCCCTGGTGTGTGCTGGCGCACATCGATGTCCAAGGCGAGGTGAGCGAAACTTCCCCGGGAACGGTTTCCACGATGTTCCAGAGCCTTGCCGGAACGGACGACTGCAACAAGATCTTTGATATCACCAACGAGAAGATCCTGAAGTACGCGCGCGCGAAGAATGGGGAAAGATATGGCCTCTACTTCGAAACCGGACAGGGCTCGGAATTCACCAACGGCGTGGCAAACGGCGTCGACATGATGGTGCTCGAGTCCCGAAAATACGGGTTCAGCAGAGCGGTTGGACTCGAACTCGCAAAGGTGCAGCCGAGCGGCGCATGGCTTCATGTCAACGATGTCGCCGGCTTCATCGGCCCGGAGGTATTCAAGAGCCGCGAACAACTTGTGCGATGCTGCCTCGAAGACATGGTCATGGGCAAGCTCCACGGGCTCACCATCGGCCTCGACATCTGCACCACCCTGCACATGACGGTCAGCCTCGAAGATCTGGATTGGTGCCAGGACCAGATCATGCCGGCCAATCCCGCCTATCTGATTGCCCTGCCTACCAAGAACGACCCGATGTTGAGCTATCTCACCACGTCGTTCCAGGACCACGTGCGCGTGAGGGATAAATTCGGCTTCAAGGTCAACGATGCGATGTGGGATTTCTACAAGCGGATCGGAATCGTTGACGAGAATAACGGCTATACCGAGAACTACGGAGATCCTCTGTGGGTCTACTATCAGTACCGCCTCGCCAAGGGTGATGGAAGGTCCAGGGACGCGGTCTACGCGGAAGGCCGGGAGAAGATGCGGGAGGTTGAAGAAAGAGGTGTCGATCTCGCGACCGGCCACGGGCAAAACATCTGGGATCTCAATCCGACGCTCGCGGCCAAGGTGAAGGGCCTTTACGACGACGCCAAGCAATCCCTCTGGGCCGAACTCACGCCCGAGTTTATCGCCGCCGTGCCTAATGTCGTGCCCGTCCGCACCCTGTCGAACGACCGTAATGACTACATAACCCACCCGAACACAGGCGAAACGCTGAGCCCGGAAGCAATTGCGGAGATTGAAAGAATAAGGGACTCCTGGGGAGACGATATGCCCAAGGGCCAGATCGTCATCTCGGACGGTCTCAACGCCAAAGCCATCATGGACGACGGACATCTCGCGCCCTACCTCGAGGAGATGCGCAGGCTGCTTGCCGAGGCCGGTGTCACCATGGGCGACAAGAACATCATGGTCACCAGCGGAAGGGTGCGCGCCGGCTACCGGATCGGCGAGGTGCTTTTCGAGAAAGCAGATCCCGACACGATCAGAGGGATTCTCCACATCATCGGTGAGCGGCCCGGCACCACGCACCACGCCTACTCGGTCTACATCACCGTCGCCAGAGGCAAGCGATGGGCCGACAAGAATATCGACCACGATATCACGAGACTCGTGAGCAACGTCGCAGATACCGCCCTGCCGCCAAGGGAGGCCGCCAGGGAAACCTTGACCATTATCAGGGAGATCGTCGGCAAGGAGGTGAATGGCAGCCGACGTTATGGCTAA
- a CDS encoding DUF2950 domain-containing protein, producing MTKLLHTLLLGSALSLAGTLAIDAALAQTQQPDQTQQPAGIIDDYAAAEDPPAFDDPAKAVEAFKARLAANDFDGLAKLLGLDAAKVKTGEGAMENFALIREGAARNVVVRDLEGRKVLEIGDRLWPLPFPITKGEDGKWAFDTYVGLEEIVNRRVGENELEAIETVRAYVDAQKDYASQDRDADGVLEYAQKLISSPGQTDGLYWPADQGEETSPVGDAISEAALEKAKAGEGYFGYRFRILTSQGDNIAGGKYDYTINGNMIAGFGLIAWPVTYAETGVKTFVVNQQGIVYERDLGPSTGAIVPFIDRFDPDDKWTVVAD from the coding sequence ATGACCAAGCTTTTGCACACACTTCTCCTCGGGTCGGCGCTCTCGCTTGCGGGCACGCTTGCCATCGACGCCGCCCTCGCGCAGACGCAGCAGCCGGACCAGACGCAGCAACCGGCGGGCATCATCGACGACTATGCCGCGGCGGAAGACCCGCCGGCCTTCGACGATCCCGCCAAAGCGGTGGAGGCTTTCAAAGCGCGACTTGCCGCCAACGACTTCGACGGCTTGGCGAAGCTCCTGGGACTCGACGCCGCAAAGGTGAAGACGGGCGAGGGAGCGATGGAGAACTTCGCGCTCATTCGCGAGGGGGCGGCCCGCAATGTCGTCGTTCGCGATCTCGAAGGGCGCAAGGTCCTCGAAATCGGCGATCGCCTCTGGCCGCTGCCGTTCCCGATCACCAAGGGCGAGGACGGAAAATGGGCGTTCGACACCTATGTCGGGCTGGAGGAGATCGTCAACCGCCGTGTCGGCGAGAACGAACTCGAGGCGATCGAGACGGTGCGCGCCTATGTCGACGCGCAGAAGGACTATGCGTCCCAGGACCGCGATGCCGACGGCGTGCTCGAATATGCCCAGAAGCTGATCAGCAGCCCTGGCCAGACCGACGGGCTCTACTGGCCAGCCGATCAGGGCGAGGAGACAAGCCCGGTTGGCGATGCGATCAGCGAAGCGGCGCTCGAAAAGGCGAAGGCCGGCGAGGGCTATTTCGGCTATCGCTTCCGCATCCTGACGTCACAGGGCGACAACATCGCCGGCGGCAAATACGACTACACCATCAACGGCAACATGATCGCTGGCTTCGGGCTGATCGCCTGGCCGGTCACCTATGCCGAGACCGGCGTCAAGACCTTCGTCGTCAACCAGCAGGGCATCGTCTACGAGCGGGACCTGGGCCCAAGCACGGGAGCGATCGTACCCTTCATCGACCGATTCGACCCGGATGACAAATGGACCGTGGTGGCCGACTGA
- a CDS encoding heavy metal translocating P-type ATPase codes for MSCCSGIAVSLADDAAGSFVRPEEIWLASRDLGDGLRQITLSLPTVRCAACIAAVEATLTDIPGVEVARVNLSNRRVTINWRGKEQECPDFVKALAGIGYASHLASFDDGSQNPQLSALLRALAVAGFSAMNIMMLSVSVWSGADPATRQSFHLISAALALPAIIYSGSIFYCSAWGALRRGRTNMDVPISVGVLLAFALSAYDTFQNAPHAYFDASTSLLFVLLAGRALDELMRGKARSALGALARLAPQGGNVIRADGTVTYVPLADIRPGMHLLVAAGERLPVDGVVVKGTSELDCSLVSGESRWRHAQRGTTIQSGVMNLTNPLTLRVTARADHSFLAEMTRMMEAAESGRSTYRRIADRAAGLYSPVVHGVAFLSMIAWFYDTGDLHKAITIAVAVLIITCPCALGLAVPMVQVVAVRRLLESGIMVRDGSAFERLSEIDTVLFDKTGTLTLGEIRLGNVDEIPARTLSLAAAMASFSRHPASVAIAAAKVQGKTPPIAFDRIEEIRGYGIEARVGNQVYRLGRHAWASIAPQATANDGSSTVALSQDGRTLAVFSLEDTLRPGARELMRVLHASGLSVSIVSGDGHPAVASVACRLGIGDFFAELLPSEKVDVIRAYSAANRKVLMIGDGLNDAPALAAAHVSIAPSSAVDIGRSASDFVFLGHSLLAISDILQTASRANALIRQNFALAVAYNVVSVPFAIAGEVTPLVAAIAMSLSSIAVVGNALRLRIWDAEKRKSFDAREPAAVER; via the coding sequence ATGTCGTGCTGCTCCGGCATCGCTGTTTCCCTTGCTGACGATGCTGCAGGCAGCTTCGTCCGCCCTGAGGAGATCTGGTTGGCAAGCCGTGACCTTGGCGACGGCCTGCGACAGATCACTCTATCCCTGCCCACGGTGCGCTGTGCCGCATGCATCGCCGCTGTCGAAGCGACGCTCACGGACATCCCCGGCGTGGAGGTCGCCCGAGTCAACTTGTCGAACCGGAGGGTAACGATCAACTGGCGCGGCAAGGAGCAAGAGTGTCCGGACTTCGTCAAAGCACTTGCAGGGATCGGTTATGCCTCGCACCTTGCATCTTTCGACGACGGCAGTCAGAATCCACAGCTTTCCGCCCTGCTGAGGGCGCTTGCCGTCGCCGGGTTCTCGGCCATGAATATCATGATGCTGTCGGTCTCCGTCTGGTCGGGAGCCGACCCGGCGACGCGCCAGAGCTTTCACCTGATCTCGGCGGCGCTGGCGCTGCCGGCGATTATCTACTCCGGCAGCATCTTCTATTGCTCGGCCTGGGGAGCGCTGAGGCGCGGTCGCACCAACATGGATGTGCCGATCAGCGTCGGCGTCCTGCTTGCCTTCGCACTCAGTGCCTACGACACATTCCAGAATGCGCCCCACGCCTATTTCGACGCCAGCACCTCATTGCTGTTTGTTCTGCTGGCGGGTCGGGCACTGGATGAACTGATGCGTGGCAAGGCGCGTTCGGCCTTGGGCGCGCTGGCAAGGCTCGCGCCCCAGGGCGGCAATGTCATCCGCGCCGACGGAACCGTCACCTATGTTCCGCTTGCCGATATCAGGCCCGGCATGCATCTGCTTGTCGCCGCCGGAGAACGATTGCCAGTCGATGGCGTCGTCGTGAAGGGAACCTCGGAGCTTGATTGCTCGCTCGTTTCCGGGGAGAGCCGGTGGAGACATGCGCAAAGGGGGACGACCATACAGTCCGGCGTGATGAACCTCACGAATCCTCTGACGCTAAGGGTGACCGCGCGCGCGGACCATTCATTCCTCGCCGAAATGACCCGCATGATGGAGGCCGCGGAAAGCGGCCGTTCGACCTATCGCCGGATTGCGGACCGCGCGGCCGGCCTCTATTCGCCCGTCGTACATGGCGTCGCGTTCCTTTCCATGATCGCCTGGTTCTATGATACCGGGGACCTGCACAAGGCGATCACAATCGCCGTCGCCGTGCTGATCATAACCTGTCCCTGTGCCCTCGGCCTCGCCGTTCCGATGGTCCAGGTCGTCGCTGTCCGGCGGCTTCTCGAAAGCGGGATCATGGTTCGCGACGGATCGGCCTTCGAGAGGCTGAGCGAAATCGACACCGTGCTGTTCGACAAGACCGGAACCTTGACACTGGGAGAGATCCGCCTTGGCAATGTGGATGAGATCCCGGCTCGAACTTTATCCCTGGCGGCCGCGATGGCGAGCTTTTCCAGGCACCCCGCGTCTGTCGCCATTGCCGCCGCGAAAGTCCAGGGGAAAACGCCTCCCATCGCGTTCGACCGGATTGAGGAGATTCGCGGATACGGCATAGAGGCCCGCGTCGGAAATCAAGTCTATCGCCTCGGACGCCATGCCTGGGCATCGATCGCGCCGCAGGCCACCGCGAATGATGGATCGTCGACAGTCGCACTATCGCAAGACGGCAGGACACTTGCCGTATTCTCCCTCGAGGACACCCTCCGTCCGGGCGCGCGGGAGCTCATGCGCGTGCTGCACGCCTCGGGCCTTTCGGTAAGCATAGTATCGGGCGACGGCCACCCGGCGGTTGCGTCGGTCGCATGCCGACTGGGGATCGGTGACTTCTTCGCAGAGCTGCTCCCGTCTGAAAAGGTGGACGTCATCAGGGCATATTCGGCCGCCAACCGCAAGGTGCTGATGATCGGCGACGGGCTCAACGATGCGCCCGCGCTCGCCGCCGCGCATGTATCGATCGCGCCCTCGTCCGCCGTTGACATCGGACGAAGCGCGTCCGACTTCGTTTTCCTTGGACACAGCCTGTTGGCGATCAGCGATATCCTGCAGACCGCATCGCGAGCCAATGCTCTGATCCGGCAGAATTTCGCGCTGGCGGTGGCCTACAACGTCGTCAGCGTGCCCTTCGCAATTGCCGGAGAGGTCACGCCGCTCGTCGCAGCCATCGCCATGTCCCTGTCTTCGATCGCCGTCGTGGGAAATGCCCTGCGCCTCAGGATATGGGACGCCGAGAAGCGCAAGAGCTTCGACGCGCGAGAACCAGCGGCGGTAGAGCGATGA
- a CDS encoding DUF2189 domain-containing protein — translation MSGNRKLSRWVGEVSGIEETWNPKWQRHLPAQAPLDWLAKGWRDLMTYPMLSLTYGVAVFAVSFSIIWLLFATGRDYFLLPAVAGFMIVAPLLAIGLYLKSSRLEQSEPVGLGSMLRVRPMAGAQVFFTGLILCMLMLLWMRAAVIIYALFFGVRPFPGLEHVTQLLLTTPAGWAMLTVGILVGALFAGFSFAISVFSIPMLLDQRIDAFTAMGMSAALVWNNLRPMFVWGAIVLALFLLSVATALIGLIVIFPLLGHATWHAYKAMS, via the coding sequence ATGAGCGGGAATAGAAAGTTATCGAGGTGGGTCGGCGAGGTCTCAGGCATTGAGGAGACCTGGAACCCGAAATGGCAACGGCATCTTCCGGCGCAGGCGCCTCTCGACTGGCTCGCCAAAGGTTGGCGCGATCTGATGACCTATCCGATGCTCAGCCTGACTTATGGTGTGGCGGTCTTCGCCGTTTCCTTTTCGATCATATGGCTCCTGTTTGCCACCGGGCGTGACTATTTCCTGCTTCCCGCCGTGGCGGGCTTCATGATTGTCGCGCCGCTTCTGGCCATCGGTCTCTATCTGAAGAGCTCGCGCCTGGAACAATCCGAGCCTGTCGGCCTTGGAAGCATGCTGCGCGTGAGGCCGATGGCCGGGGCTCAAGTGTTCTTTACCGGGCTCATTCTCTGCATGCTCATGCTGCTGTGGATGCGCGCGGCGGTAATCATCTATGCACTGTTCTTCGGTGTTCGGCCGTTTCCGGGTCTTGAGCATGTCACCCAACTCCTGCTGACGACGCCCGCCGGGTGGGCCATGCTCACGGTCGGGATTTTGGTCGGAGCGCTTTTTGCCGGATTTTCCTTTGCCATAAGCGTGTTCTCCATTCCCATGCTGCTTGACCAACGCATCGATGCGTTCACGGCGATGGGAATGAGCGCGGCCCTGGTCTGGAACAATCTCCGGCCGATGTTCGTCTGGGGCGCGATCGTTCTGGCGTTGTTTCTCTTGAGCGTCGCCACGGCGCTGATCGGCCTCATTGTGATCTTTCCGCTGCTCGGGCACGCCACTTGGCATGCCTACAAGGCGATGAGCTAG
- the ccoS gene encoding cbb3-type cytochrome oxidase assembly protein CcoS codes for MGRREAQELRRARTSGGRAMNNLVVLIPITLAMGVVGLLAFLWSLRTGQYSDLDGAAERVLFDDEDDERLLRAAERSVSQGPDKPPFDRSVPDVEMRRFQHAAGGPNATRG; via the coding sequence ATGGGACGCCGAGAAGCGCAAGAGCTTCGACGCGCGAGAACCAGCGGCGGTAGAGCGATGAATAATCTTGTTGTTCTAATACCGATCACGTTAGCGATGGGCGTCGTGGGTCTGTTGGCATTTCTCTGGTCTCTACGAACCGGGCAATATTCGGACCTGGACGGAGCGGCCGAAAGGGTCCTGTTCGATGATGAGGATGACGAGAGATTGCTCAGAGCTGCGGAAAGATCCGTTTCACAGGGCCCAGACAAACCGCCGTTCGATCGCAGCGTTCCCGATGTCGAGATGCGGAGGTTCCAACATGCCGCCGGAGGACCGAATGCAACAAGAGGCTGA
- the ccoN gene encoding cytochrome-c oxidase, cbb3-type subunit I: MGQLTSREREFAAAILVAMAIIGIAMAAAGRSDALGVHGAIVVLCSLGLLFFLISRAFGPEPDTARITRYYDDPIKVGVAFTLFWAIFGMFVGVWAAAQLAWPSLNFDTAWASFGRIRPAHTTGVIFGFGGNALISTSFHVVQRTSRARLADQLSPWFVLFGYNLFCLLAVTGYFMGVTQSKEYAEAEWYADIWLVIVWVTYFLLYIRTLARRREPHIYVANWYYMAFIVVVAILHIVNNLTIPVSLSHAKSYTIWAGVQDSMVQWWYGHNAVAFFLTAGFLAMLYYYLPKRAERPIFSYRLSILSFWGITFFYMWAGSHHLHYTALPHWVQNLGMTFSVMLLVPSWASAGNALLTLNGAWHKVRDDATLRFIMMAAFFYGLSTFEGSFLAVRPVNSLSHYTDWTVGHVHAGALGWVALITYGSLYTLVPAIWKRERMYSAALVEVHFWLAFAGTLIYVFAMWNSGIIQGLMWRTYTDDGTLTFSFVDTLLAMYPYYIARAFGGLLFLMGAVVATFNIWMTVREVPVASGERKDDIPLAEAMPEGVATGAAE; this comes from the coding sequence ATGGGGCAGTTGACAAGCAGAGAACGCGAGTTCGCCGCCGCTATATTGGTGGCCATGGCCATCATCGGCATTGCCATGGCCGCGGCAGGTCGATCGGATGCGCTTGGAGTTCATGGCGCGATCGTCGTTCTCTGCAGTCTCGGTCTGCTGTTCTTCCTCATTTCCCGGGCATTTGGACCGGAGCCCGACACGGCCCGGATCACCCGCTACTACGACGATCCCATCAAGGTAGGCGTCGCGTTCACTTTGTTCTGGGCGATTTTCGGCATGTTCGTCGGCGTCTGGGCTGCCGCTCAGCTCGCCTGGCCGAGCCTGAACTTCGATACGGCATGGGCAAGCTTCGGACGGATCAGACCCGCGCATACAACCGGCGTCATCTTCGGGTTCGGCGGCAATGCCCTGATTTCGACCTCGTTCCATGTGGTCCAGAGGACCTCGCGCGCCCGGCTGGCGGATCAGTTGAGCCCTTGGTTCGTTCTGTTCGGCTACAACCTATTCTGCCTGCTGGCCGTGACCGGCTATTTCATGGGAGTGACCCAATCCAAGGAGTATGCGGAGGCGGAATGGTACGCCGACATCTGGCTCGTCATCGTCTGGGTCACCTATTTCCTCCTCTACATCCGGACACTGGCGCGGCGGAGAGAGCCCCACATCTACGTCGCCAACTGGTACTACATGGCCTTCATTGTCGTGGTCGCGATACTGCACATCGTAAATAACCTGACGATTCCCGTCTCGCTGAGCCATGCCAAGAGCTACACGATCTGGGCAGGCGTCCAGGACTCCATGGTACAGTGGTGGTACGGCCACAATGCCGTTGCCTTTTTCCTTACGGCAGGCTTCCTGGCCATGCTCTATTATTATTTGCCGAAGCGGGCAGAGCGGCCGATCTTTTCTTATCGGCTGTCGATACTGAGTTTTTGGGGCATAACGTTCTTCTACATGTGGGCCGGATCTCACCATCTTCATTACACGGCCCTGCCACATTGGGTACAGAACCTCGGCATGACCTTTTCGGTCATGCTCCTGGTTCCTTCCTGGGCATCGGCCGGCAATGCTCTGCTGACGCTGAACGGCGCGTGGCACAAGGTGCGCGACGACGCGACGCTGCGCTTCATCATGATGGCGGCTTTCTTCTACGGCCTTTCGACTTTCGAGGGGTCATTCCTGGCGGTTCGGCCCGTGAACTCGCTGTCGCACTATACCGATTGGACTGTCGGCCATGTCCACGCGGGCGCCTTGGGATGGGTCGCGCTGATTACCTATGGCTCCCTCTACACACTCGTGCCGGCGATCTGGAAGCGTGAAAGGATGTATTCAGCGGCGCTGGTCGAGGTCCACTTCTGGCTCGCCTTTGCGGGCACGCTCATCTACGTCTTCGCAATGTGGAACTCGGGCATCATCCAGGGGCTGATGTGGCGGACCTACACGGATGACGGGACGCTCACCTTTTCCTTCGTGGACACCCTCCTTGCGATGTATCCTTATTATATCGCGCGCGCCTTCGGCGGTTTGCTATTCCTTATGGGGGCAGTGGTTGCCACCTTCAATATCTGGATGACCGTGCGCGAGGTCCCCGTGGCGAGCGGTGAGCGGAAGGACGATATCCCTCTCGCCGAAGCAATGCCGGAAGGCGTGGCAACTGGCGCCGCGGAGTAG
- a CDS encoding cbb3-type cytochrome c oxidase subunit 3 — protein MDLTHETLVEASKSWGLFYLIAFSICVLVYTFWPANRKRFDRAKKGILDENDKPWT, from the coding sequence ATGGATCTGACGCATGAGACATTGGTGGAGGCGTCGAAGAGCTGGGGGCTCTTCTACCTGATCGCGTTCTCGATCTGCGTGCTCGTCTACACATTCTGGCCTGCAAACCGGAAACGTTTCGATCGCGCAAAGAAGGGCATTCTCGACGAGAACGACAAGCCATGGACGTAG